In the genome of Raphanus sativus cultivar WK10039 chromosome 4, ASM80110v3, whole genome shotgun sequence, one region contains:
- the LOC108850417 gene encoding phosphatidylinositol 4-kinase gamma 1-like yields MKHSIPVAETCVRELAAYFLEYQGFSGVPPTALVSISHVPFHVNDAFSSMPYKVSSLQRFMCLDFDAGELGPGSFTVASVHPIGILDVRVLNLDRHAGNMLVKRCEQDKGVGTAELVPIDHGLCLP; encoded by the coding sequence ATGAAACATTCTATTCCTGTTGCTGAAACTTGTGTAAGAGAGTTAGCTGCTTACTTTCTTGAATACCAAGGCTTCTCTGGTGTTCCACCAACAGCTTTGGTTAGTATCTCGCATGTTCCTTTCCATGTCAATGACGCCTTCTCCTCCATGCCCTATAAGGTTTCTTCCTTGCAGAGATTTATGTGTCTTGATTTTGATGCCGGAGAGTTAGGTCCAGGAAGCTTCACGGTTGCTTCGGTTCATCCGATAGGTATACTTGATGTGAGAGTCTTGAACCTTGACAGACACGCAGGGAATATGCTAGTGAAGAGATGTGAACAAGACAAGGGAGTTGGAACTGCTGAGCTTGTCCCAATAGATCATGGTCTCTGCCTCCCTTAG
- the LOC108853121 gene encoding nucleolin 1-like: MDAYDILRSEREEFESEAAEKAFADRISGKPRALISVAGYNPNLPEDDIKKELIDLFSSCGDVTRVIVPKDPDHSPNLDRRALVILFGDGAEEKALQLNGTDVGGWNALVKVESDEEDEEAARYRSSLINELMNDPKFWYGVSVRGYDTNLPVDEVETVLKEVFSDCGEITHVFVDTLDKLTNVYFSLQEGEARALALDGIRVGEFELDISGVPSVLSNRPSPFGNGEIGLGYTVPAHMIEFANKDDDEIENKVIAFKKQRRSSSIV; the protein is encoded by the exons ATGGACGCGTACGACATCCTGAGATCCGAGAGGGAAGAGTTCGAGAGTGAGGCTGCTGAAAAAGCCTTTGCCGACAGGATCAGTGGCAAGCCCCg AGCTTTGATTTCTGTGGCGGGATACAACCCTAATCTGCCTGAGGATGATATCAAGAAGGAACTGATTGATCTCTTCAGTTCATGTGGCGACGTTACAAGGGTTATTGTTCCCAAAGACCCTGATCATAGCCCTAATCTCGACAG ACGTGCTTTAGTTATTCTTTTCGGAGATGGGGCAGAAGAGAAGGCCTTGCAACTTAATGGAACTGACGTTGGAGGATGGAATGCTCTTGTTAAGGTTGAAtcggatgaagaagatgaggaggCAGCACGCTATAGATCCTCTCTGATTAACGAACTAATGAATGACCCAAAATT TTGGTATGGCGTTTCGGTTAGGGGATATGACACTAACCTCCCTGTAGACGAAGTCGAGACGGTTTTGAAAGAAGTTTTCTCTGATTGTGGGGAGATAACTCATGTTTTTGTCGATACTCTCGACAAGCTGACTAATGTCTATTTTTCCCTACAAGAAGGAGAAGCTAGGGCGCTGGCTCTTGATGGAATTAGAGTGGGAGAATTCGAATTAGATATTTCTGGCGTACCTTCAGTCCTAAGTAACCGTCCCAGTCCCTTTGGCAACGGTGAAATTGGTTTGGGCTATACTGTCCCAG CTCATATGATTGAGTTTGCCAACAAGGACGACGACGAGATCGAGAACAAGGTCATTGCTTTCAAGAAGCAGAGGAGGTCTAGCTCTATCGTGTGA
- the LOC108853248 gene encoding uncharacterized protein LOC108853248 has product MASQETITDQREGAEIVNGASTCKQKANEMLSSMNLPKGLLPLDNMTEIGYNKSTGFIWIKMNNNVQHQFKAIGKNVSYDAEVTAFVENRRMRSLTGIKSKELFIWVTITEIYIDDQDTTKITFAGRSGLSRSFPVSAFEEEEK; this is encoded by the coding sequence ATGGCGTCTCAAGAAACCATAACCGATCAAAGAGAAGGAGCTGAGATCGTCAATGGCGCATCAACGTGCAAGCAAAAAGCAAACGAGATGTTATCGTCCATGAATCTACCAAAAGGTCTTCTCCCTCTAGACAACATGACAGAGATCGGTTACAACAAATCAACCGGTTTTATATGGATCAAGATGAACAACAATGTTCAGCACCAGTTTAAAGCCATCGGCAAAAACGTATCGTATGATGCGGAGGTCACTGCGTTCGTTGAGAACCGTCGGATGCGTAGTCTCACAGGAATCAAGAGCAAAGAGCTTTTCATTTGGGTTACGATCACTGAGATTTATATTGATGATCAAGATACCACGAAAATTACCTTTGCTGGTCGCTCGGGATTGTCACGTTCTTTTCCCGTCTCTGCGTTTGAGGAAGAGGAGAAGTGA
- the LOC108849623 gene encoding potassium channel KAT1-like has protein sequence MPISCTRNFFERFCVEEYNIDNIKQSSFLSADLLPSLGARINQSTKLRKHIISPFNSKYRAWEMWLVLLVIYSAWICPFEFAFITYKKDAIFIVDNIVNGFFAIDIVLTFFVAYLDSQSYLLVDNPKKIAIRYLSTWFAFDVCSTAPFQPLSLLFNYNGSELGFRILSMLRLWRLRRVSSLFARLEKDIRFNYFWIRCTKLISVTLFAVHCAGCFNYLIADRYPEPRKTWIGAVYPDFKEASLWNRYVTALYWSITTLTTTGYGDLHPENPREMLFDIFFMMFNLGLTAYLIGNMTNLVVHWTSRTRSFRDTVRAASEFASRNQLPHDIQDQMLSHICLKFKTEGLKQQETLNNLPKGIRSSIANYLFLPIVQNIYLFQGVSRDFLFQLVSDIDAEYFPPKEDIILQNEAPTDLYILVSGAVDFESYVDGHVQVQGKAVIGDTFGEIGVLCYTPQPFTVRTTELSQILRISRTSLMSAMHAHAEDGRVIMNNLFMKLRGQQSIGIDAINNDQENRDFQRMGWEEWMDSRIHCKGSDVSNSTSKNGEKALLDAIHKGDVEMVKKLLERGINVEEPKVLTEAKGGNSNSETKQRSNDSDQCCSSSIQAKVKDKRVTIHMLSQEKDLSQRHNGKLILLPTSIEELLGLAGEKFGGCSFTNITNAENAEIDDLDVIRDGDHLFFHQIEFVGRNGN, from the exons GGAATACAATATTGACAACATAAAGCAGAGTAGTTTCCTATCCGCCGATCTTTTGCCATCTCTTGGAGCCAGAATCAACCAATCAACTAAGCTCCGTAAACATATAATCTCTCCTTTCAATTCAAAATATAG AGCATGGGAGATGTGGCTTGTCCTTCTAGTTATTTACTCAGCTTGGATATGTCCCTTTGAATTTGCCTTTATCACCTACAAAAAAGACGCTATTTTCATCGTCGACAACATTGTTAATGGCTTTTTCGCCATTGATATTGTCCTCACCTTCTTTGTTGCCTATCTTGATAGCCAGTCTTATCTTCTAGTAgacaatcccaagaaaatagcAATAAG ATACCTTTCTACTTGGTTCGCCTTCGATGTGTGTTCCACTGCACCGTTTCAGCCACTGAGCCTTCTGTTCAACTACAATGGAAGCGAGTTAGGCTTCAGAATTCTCAGCATGCTTAGGTTATGGCGGCTCAGACGAGTTAGCTCGCTGTTCGCAAg GCTTGAGAAAGATATACGTTTCAACTACTTCTGGATACGATGTACAAAGCTTATTTCG GTCACTTTGTTTGCTGTACATTGTGCTGGATGTTTCAACTACCTGATTGCGGATAGATATCCTGAACCAAGAAAGACATGGATTGGAGCTGTGTATCCAGATTTCAAGGAAGCAAGTCTCTGGAATAGATATGTGACTGCACTTTATTGGTCTATTACTACGTTGACAACCACTGGATATGGAGATTTGCATCCTGAGAATCCAAGAGAAATGCTCTTTGACATTTTCTTCATGATGTTCAACCTCGGTTTAACGGCTTACCTTATTGGAAATATGACTAACCTCGTCGTTCACTGGACCAGCCGAACCAGAAGCTTT AGAGATACGGTGAGAGCTGCTTCAGAGTTTGCTTCAAGAAACCAACTCCCACATGACATACAAGACCAAATGCTCTCACACATTTGCTTGAAGTTCAAAACAGAGGGCCTGAAACAACAAGAAACCTTGAACAATTTGCCAAAAGGGATCCGGTCAAGCATTGCAAACTATCTCTTCCTTCCCATTGTTCAAAACATTTACCTTTTTCAAGGAGTTTCTCGCGATTTTCTCTTTCAATTG GTTTCAGATATAGATGCTGAGTATTTCCCACCTAAAGAAGATATAATTCTACAGAACGAAGCGCCTACCGATCTCTACATTCTGGTCTCAGGAGCAGTG GACTTTGAATCCTATGTTGATGGACATGTTCAGGTTCAAGGGAAAGCAGTTATTGGAGATACGTTTGGAGAGATTGGAGTTTTATGCTATACACCACAACCGTTCACGGTAAGAACAACAGAGTTGTCTCAGATACTACGAATAAGCAGAACATCACTGATGAGCGCGATGCATGCTCATGCTGAAGATGGACGTGTTATAATGAACAATCTCTTCATG AAACTTAGAGGACAACAATCAATAGGAATAGATGCTATAAATAATGATCAAGAAAACAGAGATTTCCAACGAATGGGATGGGAAGAGTGGATGGATTCAAGAATACATTGCAAGGGTTCAGATGTTTCAAACTCGACTTCCAAAAATGGAGAAAAGGCTCTGCTGGATGCAATTCACAAGGGAGATGTTGAAATGGTTAAGAAGCTACTTGAACGAGGGATTAACGTAGAGGAACCAAAGGTTCTAACAGAAGCAAAAGGAGGAAACTCAAATAGCGAAACCAAACAAAGAAGTAACGATTCAGATCAGTGCTGTAGCTCCAGCATCCAAGCTAAAGTAAAAGATAAGAGAGTTACTATTCACATGTTGTCACAAGAGAAGGATCTATCACAGCGCCATAACGGGAAGTTGATACTCTTACCCACATCCATAGAAGAGCTTCTAGGTCTAGCAG GTGAAAAGTTTGGAGGATGCAGCTTCACAAACATCACTAATGCAGAGAATGCTGAGATTGATGATTTAGATGTCATTCGGGACGGTGATCATTTGTTTTTTCATCAAATTGAGTTTGTAGGTAGAAATGGAAACTAG